One Xenopus tropicalis strain Nigerian chromosome 8, UCB_Xtro_10.0, whole genome shotgun sequence genomic window carries:
- the LOC116406532 gene encoding cyclin-O protein B-like — MMETRWKSEMMESVEKRKRRREEEEEQEEEIISPGCSPEFKRAKPQGDLRGTSTPTAEEPVPEGEPWNTLTNLADALQTFREYGEECYLYKKGLEGGYQMEIFLENQKEINAASWNHITTLMINVHRYLRLDFQTLCLGINFLERYVSCTPTDPDTLTRVGATCLYMAYKVAELRYPLPPKLFLPLFDYRMTPAEMRHLERTILRKLLFRLGVPTIDFFLEHFSLLRLTKKECSPAQLTRAAKSLTAARGIAALCLNQHQDFYMHQPSLMALCCLNVADKLFDYNNPVKVAPTDFPEHQIEECMEKICHLVSIGHYFLHPLLPGVYPEIFPSFNPPTTRPAATPTNQHLPEGRERTPEVASTSRDTAGSQHLEMAERSSHSQDMEGAGYVLHNTYWPTDPYGQVYMHPYMPTPPYWHPYMPPDCYWHPYMHTLPYLHPYGYIFPY; from the coding sequence ATGATGGAGACTCGTTGGAAAAGTGAAATGATGGAGAGCGTTGAAAAgcgaaaaagaagaagagaagaagaagaagagcaaGAAGAGGAGATCATTTCCCCTGGGTGCAGCCCTGAATTCAAAAGGGCCAAGCCCCAGGGTGATCTGCGTGGGACCAGCACCCCTACAGCTGAGGAACCGGTGCCAGAGGGGGAGCCATGGAACACCCTGACCAACCTGGCTGATGCCCTGCAGACCTTCAGGGAGTATGGAGAGGAGTGTTACCTCTATAAAAAAGGCCTGGAGGGAGGTTATCAGATGGAAATTTTCCTAGAAaatcaaaaggaaataaatgctgCATCCTGGAACCACATCACCACCCTAATGATTAATGTGCACAGGTACCTGAGATTGGACTTTCAGACCCTGTGCCTGGGTATCAACTTCCTGGAGCGGTATGTGTCCTGCACTCCTACTGACCCCGACACCCTAACAAGAGTGGGAGCCACTTGCCTCTACATGGCTTACAAAGTGGCTGAATTAcggtaccccctcccccccaagctcTTCCTACCTCTGTTTGACTACAGAATGACACCAGCTGAAATGCGTCACCTGGAGAGAACCATCCTAAGGAAGTTGCTGTTTCGCCTGGGGGTACCAACCATCGATTTCTTTTTGGAGCACTTCTCCCTGTTGAGACTGACCAAGAAGGAGTGTTCCCCTGCCCAGCTCACAAGAGCAGCCAAAAGCCTAACCGCTGCCCGAGGCATCGCAGCACTGTGCCTGAACCAACATCAAGACTTCTACATGCACCAACCATCTCTCATGGCACTGTGCTGCCTCAATGTGGCAGACAAATTGTTTGATTATAACAACCCTGTCAAAGTGGCCCCCACTGACTTCCCAGAACACCAAATTGAGGAGTGCATGGAAAAGATCTGCCATCTAGTCTCTATAGGCCACTATTTTTTACATCCGCTGCTGCCAGGAGTTTATCCAGAAATATTTCCATCTTTTAATCCTCCCACCACGAGGCCTGCAGCAACACCTACCAACCAACATCTACCTGAAGGCAGAGAGAGAACACCAGAGGTGGCATCAACATCCAGGGACACAGCAGGTTCCCAGCACTTAGAGATGGCAGAAAGATCCAGCCATTCTCAGGACATGGAAGGGGCCGGTTATGTGCTACACAACACATACTGGCCCACTGATCCATACGGGCAAGTATACATGCACCCCTACATGCCAACACCTccatactggcacccatacatgccccCAGATTGctactggcacccatacatgcatACACTGCCATACCTTCACCCATACGGATATATATTTCCTTActga